The sequence atatcggtagATCCCTAATTTTTATTGTCTTGCATTATATCCAGTGTCTTCCCATGCTGCTTTGTTGTAACACAGGAAATTCCCCTTTGGGGGATTAATACAAGTTTtgatccatctatctatccatgaAGACGGTGACACGGTGAATACGGCGGCGTCCCTCACCTCGACGTTGAAGAGCGTGGAGCCGTAGCCCGCCCACTCCTTCACCAGCGCCATGTACTTCCCCATGGCCTGCTCCTGGTTCATCCCCACCAGCCGCCGCCACTTGTCCAGCACGCTGGCGTGCACCGCCGCCGTCTCCTCGCGCAGCCACGCCTCCAGcgagttctcctcctccagcagcttctGCCGGCTCAGCGAGCCGCTCCGGAAGCTCCTCCTCAGCGTTCCCTCCAGGAAGCTGGAGCGCTTCCTCTCGCCAGTCCCGGAGGAGCGATCCGACACCGAGCCGGCGCCCGGGGCGAAGGTCTTGGCCGAGTTCTGCACGCGGGCGCGGAGCCGCGCCACGGGGAACACCTGGGCCATgtctgggaggggggccggggagcCGTGGTCCCCCAGGAGGTACTGCAGCCGCAGGGCCGCCAGGAACTGGAGCGTCTCCTCAGGGGCCGGGTAGCGGCCGCGGATCACAGCCTCAtgggcctggagggggagagggggggagggggagagggggaggaggaccaggaggagaggagggggggaggaacaggaggagagagggggggaggtggaggaggaccaggaggaggagcaggagagagggaggagggggaggagcaggagagagggaggaggggggggggagggggaggaggaccaggaggagaggggggagggggggagaggagggggaggaggaacaggaggagagggggaggaccaggaggaccaggaggagaggggggagggggggaggaccaggaggagaggggggagggggaggaggagagggggaggaggagaggggggaggaggagatgggggaggaggaccaggaggagagggggaggagaggggggagggggaggagatgggggaaggggggagagaggggaggaggaccagggagagtggggaggaggagatgggatggatggatgataaaTGATGGATAGAAGGacacagatggagagatggatgagAGATTAATGGATGCAGTGGTGGACAGAGATGGACATAGAGATGGATGACAGATAACGGATAGATGACAGAGATGGATAGAGGAAGAAGATGTCAGTTAAGGTTCcatgtatggggggggggggggggtgtggacaGAAATTTATATTGATTACGAGCAAGAAAACTGATTGAAGATTCTTACTTAATTTTTGGGCgtttattgttattgtaataTCTAAGAACGGTACAAAAAAGTAACAGTGATGGGTAGTAAGGCGTTGCAAGTGACGCaaatgagtaaaaaagtaattttTCCGGGTAAAGAGTACTTTTCCCGCTCctattttaagtaatttaactctagtaaatattttatttagaatTCTACACTttactcaattacattttccatgGTGCCTTCATTAAAATGAGTATTTTGATAAACACATTATCTTCGTTGACTGTAATACAAGCGTACACGTTAGCGACGTGCCCTCCCTAGGTCGCAACGTTGCTGCGATTCCATAGCCGAGGAGACGAGTCGACCGTTACGTTGGGACTGAGGACTAGAAGCGCCATGGATGCAGATGCGCAGGAAGATATTTTCGGCAGGGGGTTTATATAATTAGAAAGATGCTCTGTATTCTGCAGACCACTCTCGAACTTGTTCGTCGttgttgtgtctggctgtgagtgtgcgtgcatgctgtgCGTAGGCTGGATCGCAATCGCGTGAAGACAAATCTGATTGGATAATCAGCTAACCAAACCAGCCTGGTTGGTGTTTCATTTGTTGTGTTCCTACAAAAGCTCTTGCCTTTTGTCATATGCACAGATATAATTTACGTTTTTTATTGTACGTAttgttgtatgtatgtttaatgAACAATGCACACAATGAAGCAACTTGGGAAGAAATGGTTTAAGAGTGCATCTTTTTCCAAGCCCTccaatacaaaaatgttaaGTAACTTGTTATTTGAGTATCTCTATAATAAAGTACTTTTTTACTCGGTAGGTTTTCAAATCggaatatttacttttactcaGGTCGATTTCGAAGGAGGTaattgtacttttacttgagtatagattttcagtactctacccacaaatgaaaaacacataTCAGCACTTGGTGAGCTGGCGTTCGGGCCTCACCTGCTCGAACATGAAGGCGAACTCCACGCTGTCCCTGGGAACGCCGTCGGTGTCCAGGAAGCAGTACAGCTTGAAGTAGAACCTCCAGCCGGTGGCCTGGGGGTCCTGGCCAGCTGACAGCCTGCAGAACACGGGAGGAACCGGTCAGCGGAACCAGCGCACCCTCACCCGACcgtcacacacaatctcacactgACAAGCGATTACCTCCCCTTGTAcgccctggcacttaaaaatgtTACTTATGCCTTGTGtaacatcttatcctagctatccctgttgtgtacggggaatgggtgaacctagcgattgttattgcttgacacttggttctatgaacatgtACCGACAGTgaactgtaccgacagtgaaatattgttgtttgtctttcttctgacaaaatgaaagtgaaacaaatgaaaataagagcttctgctaaatgtaaatgtaattgtgGATGAGTccagagaggggtagaggagaCGTACTTCTCAAACTTGGCGAGCACGTCGGCCACCACGGCGCGGCCCTCGATGGCCTTGTCCACGCTGTCGTTGTGCTCGAACAGAGCGAACATGTTCCTGCTGCCCTCCATCGCCAGGCCCCAGGTCAGCTTCTTCACCACCTgggacgcacacagacacaccattgTAACACCGGACCCCCTGGTGAGCTGCGGAGCTCAGATGGGTCTCAGATCCGGGCGGATCAGTGTGTCTGCACCCACCTCGCCGGCGGTGGTGTGGGAGTTGATGGTGATCTTGCAGGACCCCCCGCCGTGGCAGTGCACCATGGTGGTCATCTCCTGGCAGGCCACGATGGCCCGGATCTCCTCCTGCGCCGGGACGTGCTCCCGGGTGCGGGTCTTCTTCAGGGAGTCCAGGGCGAACGAGGCGTAGCGCTCCATCTCCGAGTTGGGGGACAGCTCTTTCGTCCTACGGGacaaaggaggaggagttaggtTAATGATCCGCTGGGTTaaagcaggggtcaccaacacagggCCCGCGGGCACCATGGCGtccgcaaggaccacatgaggcgcccgcaggcctgttctgaaCATACcactactcattcttgaacaactctttcccaccattttttaagtcattgttgataattattgtgagaaatcatttacatgacttaattaattaacatgtcttcacatagatgagtatcaatAATCATTAATAGTTATGTATAACTAAAGACAAACTGAgctaatttgttatttcagaagagtgtatagaactgggtgcccttcgtatgactcagtgcccatgaagtagctctcaggttcataaaggttggtgacccctggtttaTGGGGATTAAAGTTAAAGTTTGAGGTCTGTATCGTGACCTCCCCTACTGGCATGAGGAGTGTCTTCCCTCTAGTTCCTCTAGAGTAGACCTCTTGGTAAGGTAGTGAGGTCCTGACAAGGAGCCAAAGGGATGAACTGCGGAACTTCTTTCTACTTGTGGGAATAATCCCCTTGGGATCAATACATATAGTGTGCAGCCTCTACTCTTTAAAGAGAGTAATAACCCAGAGAGATACACAAGATTATTTAGGGGGGTTTGAACGCAGAACACATCAACAGAGAGTCAGACCAACAGCCTAACTATTAAGCTATCGCCCCCCTCTCGCACAAGAGGGAGCACTGGCAcgcctccccctgtccctcccatgcctcccccttctccctcccccatctccctcccatgcccccctccatgcctgctcccccctcccctcacctcttgAGGTGGAACTTGAGGTAGCGGAGCACGCCGCGGCTGGGCAGGAAGGTGCAGGCCATGCAGGCCAGGATCCTCCAGCTGCACAGGTTCCCGGGGcccccggggtgggggggccgcGCCGTCTGCTTCACCAGCTGGCAGTACAGCTCGTCCCTCAGGGGCCGCAGCTCCTGGCCCGTCCGCAGGACCCCCTGGATGACGGGCAGGGGGTCCGCCACGCCCTCCAGGTGCTGCAGCGAGGCGAACACCTTCAGCGCCTCGTCCTGCAGGGTGGTGGGGCCCTTGGTCCTCAGGGCTGGGGGGCGGGtcagggggcggagtcagggggggggaggggcggagtcagggggggcggaggagaaggagggggcggggtcaggggggcggagtcagggtgggggagtgggcaggggtggaggggcggggtcaggggtggaggaggaggggtcaggggtggaggaggaggcggggtcagGGGGGCTGAGtcatgggtggaggaggagggggcagggggaggagggcggagtcaggggtggaggggcggggtcaggggggcggagtcaggggtggaggaggggtcaggggtggaggggcggggtcagagtcaggggtggaggaggtggggtcagaggggggatggagtgggaggggaggcgcggaggaggaggggaggagaggtcaagggtggaggagggagggtgaggggggaggggcggggtggaggggagaaaggggaggagacgaGTCCAGAGGTTGAGGATGTGTCGCGTATGAACAGCAGAACATGAGAGCACTCACTGGCGCTGTCCACCGTGAGTGCTTACAAATCCATCAGAAGATTAACATCGTTGGAGAGGCTGAGAGACGTGTTGATGGAGTCAATGGGTTTAAAGAAAGGGAAGCAAGGCATCAGCGTGGATGAACAAATGAGTGGACGAGTGGATGCGTGGTGAGTGATGAATGGACGAGTGATGGGTGGATGAATgatgagtgatgagtgatgggtGGATGGTTGGTTTGAGGGGtggatgtttggtttgaggggtggatgaggggggggtgggtgcgGGGGAGTGAGGGACAGACGGTTGGAGGCTGATGGGGTCGGCGGTGATGGAGACTCACAGCTGAGATGGATGTCCCCGTAGGGGAGGGGCAGCAGGGGCGAGTGGAGCGGGTGGTGGCTGTGACGGAGGATGGGGTTCCTCTTGTAGATCTGCTCCACCACCTCAGAGTTCAGACAGTTCTCCTGGACACACAACCACGGGGCGAAGAGTCAGCATGGAGCCCCGATCTGAGAAATGTCCTTCCTCCTGGTCTCTAAATCATCTGCCGTGATTGCTTAACGTGAAGGAGGATTTCCCTCAACTTAGTGGTGCATGTGAACACACTTTGAGGATGTCAAGATGTGAAGTAGAATGAACCTATCACAACTGATCCGTTGCCTGAAAGCAGAGCAAGAAATTGAGTTGACCTGTTGCTCTATGACATGGATCTCAACTATCTAACC is a genomic window of Gadus morhua chromosome 8, gadMor3.0, whole genome shotgun sequence containing:
- the LOC115548596 gene encoding unconventional myosin-X-like → TGACAPSAGYWNVTVFGRRHSYRLYTKLLTEASRWAGAIQTVIDSKAPIDTPTQQLIHNIKENCLNSEVVEQIYKRNPILRHSHHPLHSPLLPLPYGDIHLSSLRTKGPTTLQDEALKVFASLQHLEGVADPLPVIQGVLRTGQELRPLRDELYCQLVKQTARPPHPGGPGNLCSWRILACMACTFLPSRGVLRYLKFHLKRTKELSPNSEMERYASFALDSLKKTRTREHVPAQEEIRAIVACQEMTTMVHCHGGGSCKITINSHTTAGEVVKKLTWGLAMEGSRNMFALFEHNDSVDKAIEGRAVVADVLAKFEKLSAGQDPQATGWRFYFKLYCFLDTDGVPRDSVEFAFMFEQAHEAVIRGRYPAPEETLQFLAALRLQYLLGDHGSPAPLPDMAQVFPVARLRARVQNSAKTFAPGAGSVSDRSSGTGERKRSSFLEGTLRRSFRSGSLSRQKLLEEENSLEAWLREETAAVHASVLDKWRRLVGMNQEQAMGKYMALVKEWAGYGSTLFNVESTDEAFPSELWLGVSRQAVSLYKRGEPWPLEVFPYEQILSFGAPLPNAYKIAVEGRELLFETPLVMDIAKLMKAYISMMVMKRHSNPQSLSSHGSQSSAW